In one window of Posidoniimonas corsicana DNA:
- a CDS encoding PEP-CTERM sorting domain-containing protein (PEP-CTERM proteins occur, often in large numbers, in the proteomes of bacteria that also encode an exosortase, a predicted intramembrane cysteine proteinase. The presence of a PEP-CTERM domain at a protein's C-terminus predicts cleavage within the sorting domain, followed by covalent anchoring to some some component of the (usually Gram-negative) cell surface. Many PEP-CTERM proteins exhibit an unusual sequence composition that includes large numbers of potential glycosylation sites. Expression of one such protein has been shown restore the ability of a bacterium to form floc, a type of biofilm.), translating to MITPTRSAIVACLLSGLAHTPCPVMAIDAYWSGAASSNWNTASSWYVEEAPGNAFVPEASPGLSIRAILGTDNPNGALNTNDAPNGSPVISGPLPGNKATIGGLYFGARQLNYVDSPPSNVNPAPAAGTLVGALTISGGALNNISTPFAVNGVDGRIVLGVEGRGFLTMTGGTLTGQALVVEGEEYNGDSLGHSLLDLSGDATVSIAGGTTLNRRLRIEGPSVDFNSAGTARLNASNRYTAVITDATHSPIKSDVAVVLGGSLNVEFSGAGASGHTIGQTWDLADAGTAIAGNFNNLGPGGTIEVAGLASPPPVGAVYNVRRAENNGRKQLQLAYNAVLVLEVNRDTGEMTVTNPLSGDIGIDGYSVNSSLGSLLTSYHGISGTTPTPPSPNWQKYGLSANAVTEVINDPGSADTEFDLSSATPVALGVGFDRHAVAVDVNNFGVDGEDLVFTYTRPGVTSPIQGQVVYVGTKFTNNLLLKVDPATGQAALKNDSQETLTLDGYSIVSETGALDGGGFTGLGAGWHTTPPSGDALTQTNLTGAATLSPGQELAIGDISSTGFASAEAREGLGLEFILAESLVGGSAGGDYNSDGAVDAADYTIWRDNLGASVTLPNERPDATTPGLVDQEDYDYWRDQYGSSGGGQPELSFRVGAVSFESLGASAAVSAVPEPATASLLAAGLTTLLRRRRRTSPADHRPTSLRSRDPGAAAMTVSARRVLGALLMPLIALGTTDSLAVTQGIPLVNGEFELPGPEGEKTIAFDEAGVPNGAIPGWTFPGPGVEDFGHEDQLGDSGTEGGGSPGNAMILSTLDGVAYQTSQFSVVGVPATQRYSLSFDASDIFTIDENNSTFPESQNQFQARLYYLAGDGVTRTTIGAPLVIDGLPGEVTRYTLDFVGGAAALTPALGRPIGVEFDVTSDVFNPLVAHSWAHVDNVVLQIEGVLPGDLDGDGDVDNDDYLIVANNQQRITPFSAEGELTGDTIVNLDDFRAFKNLHAAAASIGLAGPIYAAPEPASALLALGCMGLLLGRRNRGVVGRSVAYALAGLMICGSNASATLLYYDPFEIGASPAAGEYTVGTITGQNPTVGPTPFFSGPWEERPGGVDMAPNGQVKAAPGLSFLGADAFGGSLGVVTDPPARVGRYMPQETRWTDSTTGTYYISWLLNFGTIADGADPFDRNAMGHRAMEFWSDTGEVGEDSTLSMLIGYMGYQGPNSQAPNGARIQATLPGEGYNVLEGAPSSFVNDGATHLIVTKFELSDQPESDVVSIYLDPVSLVEPDLPGAIYSGVDFTLGSMGIAQFAGGGGDLMAIDEIRVADSWVDAVPPFPLPGDTDNDGDVDLDDYQNIVSHMNQRVTTALEGDVARADGTQGADGIVTLADYRIWRDNRTDVAGSPELQAGVPEPAGVAIAALALLAAVNRRHRVPTPSAEECIN from the coding sequence ATGATCACGCCAACACGCTCCGCAATTGTGGCTTGCCTGCTATCCGGACTCGCGCACACGCCCTGCCCGGTGATGGCGATCGACGCGTACTGGTCGGGCGCGGCAAGCAGCAACTGGAACACCGCCAGCAGCTGGTACGTCGAAGAGGCGCCCGGCAACGCGTTCGTGCCCGAGGCCAGCCCAGGACTGAGCATCCGAGCGATCCTGGGCACCGATAACCCTAATGGCGCGCTGAATACGAATGACGCGCCGAATGGCTCGCCCGTCATCTCGGGTCCACTGCCCGGCAACAAGGCCACGATCGGCGGCCTGTACTTCGGCGCCCGACAACTCAACTACGTCGACTCGCCCCCGAGCAACGTCAATCCCGCGCCCGCGGCCGGAACGCTCGTGGGCGCCTTGACGATCTCCGGCGGCGCCCTCAACAACATTTCCACGCCCTTCGCGGTCAACGGCGTCGACGGGCGGATCGTGCTTGGGGTCGAAGGGCGTGGCTTCCTGACCATGACCGGCGGGACGCTCACCGGGCAAGCCTTGGTTGTCGAGGGGGAAGAGTACAACGGCGACTCGCTTGGCCACAGCCTGCTGGACCTCAGCGGCGACGCCACCGTCAGCATCGCGGGCGGGACGACCCTCAACCGCCGGCTGCGCATCGAGGGCCCGTCGGTCGACTTTAATTCAGCGGGCACGGCCCGGCTGAACGCCAGCAACCGGTACACGGCGGTGATCACCGACGCGACCCACTCGCCGATCAAGTCGGATGTCGCGGTGGTGCTGGGCGGGTCGCTGAACGTGGAGTTCAGCGGCGCCGGCGCCAGCGGGCACACTATCGGACAGACGTGGGACCTGGCGGACGCGGGCACGGCGATCGCCGGCAACTTCAACAACCTGGGACCGGGGGGAACGATCGAGGTGGCGGGGCTCGCCTCGCCGCCGCCGGTGGGCGCCGTCTACAACGTCCGGCGGGCTGAGAATAATGGCCGTAAGCAGCTGCAGCTCGCTTACAACGCGGTGCTCGTACTGGAGGTGAACCGCGACACCGGCGAGATGACCGTAACCAACCCGCTCTCCGGCGATATCGGGATCGACGGGTACTCGGTGAATTCATCACTGGGGTCGCTGCTGACCAGCTACCACGGCATCTCCGGCACAACACCGACTCCGCCCAGCCCCAACTGGCAGAAGTACGGTCTGTCCGCCAACGCCGTGACCGAGGTTATCAACGACCCCGGCAGCGCGGACACCGAGTTCGATCTGTCATCGGCGACGCCAGTCGCCCTCGGCGTCGGCTTCGACCGGCACGCGGTCGCCGTCGACGTGAACAACTTCGGCGTCGATGGCGAGGACCTTGTGTTTACCTACACGCGTCCCGGCGTCACGTCGCCGATCCAGGGGCAGGTGGTTTACGTCGGGACGAAGTTCACCAACAACCTGCTGCTGAAGGTCGACCCCGCCACCGGCCAGGCGGCGCTGAAGAACGACTCGCAGGAAACCCTAACGCTCGACGGCTACTCGATCGTCTCCGAGACCGGCGCCCTCGACGGTGGCGGCTTCACGGGCTTGGGCGCCGGCTGGCACACCACCCCGCCCAGCGGGGACGCGCTGACGCAAACCAACCTGACCGGCGCCGCCACGCTCAGCCCGGGGCAGGAGCTGGCAATCGGCGACATCTCGTCGACCGGGTTCGCTTCGGCCGAAGCGCGGGAAGGGCTGGGGCTCGAGTTTATCCTCGCCGAGTCGCTCGTCGGGGGTTCGGCCGGCGGCGACTACAACTCGGACGGCGCGGTGGACGCGGCCGATTACACCATCTGGCGCGACAACCTTGGCGCCAGCGTCACCCTGCCCAACGAACGCCCCGACGCGACGACGCCGGGCCTCGTCGACCAGGAAGACTACGACTACTGGCGGGACCAGTACGGCAGCTCCGGCGGTGGGCAGCCGGAGCTGAGCTTCCGTGTGGGGGCGGTTTCGTTCGAGTCGCTGGGCGCGTCGGCGGCTGTGTCGGCCGTCCCGGAGCCCGCCACCGCCAGCCTGCTGGCGGCTGGGCTGACCACGCTGCTGCGCCGCCGCAGGCGAACTTCGCCCGCAGACCACCGCCCGACCAGCCTCCGCAGCCGCGACCCGGGAGCAGCAGCCATGACCGTATCCGCGCGCCGCGTGCTCGGGGCATTGCTTATGCCCCTGATTGCCCTCGGGACGACCGACAGCCTGGCCGTTACGCAGGGCATCCCGCTGGTGAACGGAGAGTTCGAGCTCCCCGGGCCCGAAGGCGAGAAGACCATCGCGTTCGACGAGGCGGGCGTGCCCAACGGTGCGATCCCCGGGTGGACTTTCCCCGGCCCGGGCGTCGAGGACTTTGGTCACGAGGATCAGCTCGGCGACTCCGGCACCGAGGGCGGCGGGTCACCCGGCAACGCGATGATCCTGTCGACGTTGGATGGCGTCGCATACCAGACGTCGCAGTTCAGTGTGGTTGGCGTCCCCGCGACACAGCGGTACAGCCTGAGCTTTGACGCCAGCGACATCTTCACCATCGACGAGAACAACTCGACGTTCCCGGAGAGTCAGAACCAGTTCCAGGCCCGGCTCTACTACCTGGCCGGCGACGGGGTCACACGCACCACGATCGGCGCGCCGCTGGTGATCGACGGCCTGCCGGGCGAGGTCACCCGCTACACGCTCGACTTCGTCGGCGGCGCCGCCGCGCTGACGCCCGCCCTTGGCAGGCCGATCGGCGTGGAGTTTGACGTCACGAGCGACGTCTTCAATCCGCTGGTCGCCCACAGCTGGGCTCACGTCGACAACGTGGTGCTGCAGATCGAGGGCGTGCTGCCCGGCGACCTGGACGGCGACGGCGACGTCGACAACGACGACTACCTGATCGTCGCCAACAACCAGCAACGCATCACCCCCTTCAGCGCCGAAGGAGAGCTCACCGGTGACACCATCGTGAACCTCGACGACTTTCGGGCCTTCAAGAACCTGCACGCCGCGGCGGCCTCGATCGGGTTGGCGGGGCCGATCTACGCCGCCCCCGAGCCAGCCTCCGCGCTGCTGGCGTTGGGCTGCATGGGACTGCTGTTGGGACGCCGGAACCGCGGCGTTGTCGGGCGGTCGGTGGCTTACGCGCTAGCCGGCCTGATGATTTGCGGGAGCAACGCCTCAGCGACGCTGCTGTACTACGACCCGTTCGAGATCGGCGCCAGCCCGGCAGCGGGCGAGTACACGGTCGGCACGATCACCGGTCAGAACCCTACGGTCGGTCCCACGCCGTTCTTCTCCGGTCCGTGGGAAGAGCGACCCGGCGGCGTCGACATGGCGCCCAACGGTCAGGTGAAGGCTGCGCCGGGGCTCTCGTTCCTCGGCGCCGACGCGTTCGGGGGATCGCTGGGAGTCGTGACCGACCCGCCGGCGCGCGTCGGGCGGTACATGCCTCAAGAGACCCGCTGGACCGACTCAACGACCGGCACCTACTACATCAGCTGGCTGCTGAATTTCGGTACGATCGCCGACGGCGCCGACCCGTTCGACCGCAACGCAATGGGACACCGGGCCATGGAGTTCTGGAGCGACACCGGCGAGGTTGGCGAGGACAGCACCCTCAGCATGCTGATCGGGTACATGGGCTACCAGGGGCCCAACTCTCAGGCGCCCAACGGCGCCCGCATCCAGGCGACCCTCCCGGGTGAGGGGTACAACGTCCTCGAAGGCGCGCCCTCGTCGTTCGTCAACGACGGCGCTACCCATCTGATCGTCACAAAGTTTGAGCTGAGCGATCAGCCCGAGTCGGACGTGGTGTCGATCTACCTCGACCCCGTCAGCCTCGTGGAGCCCGATCTGCCGGGCGCCATCTATTCGGGCGTCGACTTCACACTCGGCTCGATGGGGATCGCGCAGTTCGCCGGCGGCGGAGGCGACCTGATGGCTATCGACGAGATCCGGGTCGCCGACAGCTGGGTCGACGCGGTGCCGCCGTTCCCGCTGCCGGGCGACACCGACAACGACGGCGACGTGGACCTCGACGACTACCAGAACATCGTTTCGCACATGAACCAACGCGTCACCACCGCGTTGGAGGGCGATGTCGCCCGGGCCGACGGCACTCAGGGCGCCGACGGGATCGTCACCCTGGCCGACTACCGCATCTGGCGCGACAACCGCACCGACGTCGCCGGGTCGCCGGAACTGCAAGCCGGCGTGCCGGAGCCCGCCGGCGTCGCGATCGCTGCGTTGGCGCTGCTGGCCGCGGTCAACCGACGCCACCGCGTCCCAACACCAAGCGCCGAGGAGTGCATCAACTAG
- a CDS encoding DUF1559 domain-containing protein, with translation MRTTRPCRRNGFTLVELLVVIAIIGVLVSLLLPAVQSAREAARRTQCLNNLKNVGLACLNHESTQRAFPTGGETWGVFVEEYVDNGTPFGVDKMGLGWGYQILPYLEQDAIHGITRSEQMRDTSVPLYICPSRRGVVRLPNALGVTVVLTDYASAQPCTRSSTEDAAPVDISPEATANWGWNDVFQYAYTGTGSAASQPRPLGQPVGPAPQANAVYDGVIVRSRWRWISQNPFTKTNTGRFESNSPRPTQPRKIIDGLSKTLMISEKYVRSDLYLSGSSSDDTGWTDGWDPDVMRCTCVRPLNDSQSIKLLTHDFGQGAPHYLFNFGSAHPGTFNAVFADGSVHALPYDIDIFVFNALGTRNGTSDGPLPGAGDPESIDTGSVF, from the coding sequence ATGCGAACTACCCGCCCCTGCCGCCGGAACGGATTCACTCTTGTCGAGCTGCTGGTCGTTATCGCGATTATTGGCGTGCTGGTGAGCCTGCTGCTGCCGGCCGTCCAGTCCGCCCGCGAGGCGGCGCGGCGCACCCAGTGCTTGAACAACCTGAAGAACGTCGGCCTCGCGTGCCTGAATCACGAGAGCACGCAGCGTGCGTTCCCGACCGGCGGTGAGACCTGGGGGGTGTTTGTCGAGGAGTACGTCGACAACGGCACGCCGTTCGGCGTCGACAAGATGGGCCTGGGCTGGGGGTACCAGATCCTCCCGTACCTGGAGCAGGACGCGATCCACGGGATCACGCGGAGCGAGCAGATGCGGGACACGTCGGTGCCCCTCTACATCTGCCCCTCCCGACGCGGCGTTGTGCGGCTGCCCAACGCGTTAGGCGTCACGGTGGTGCTGACCGACTACGCCAGCGCCCAGCCCTGCACCCGGTCGTCGACCGAGGACGCCGCGCCAGTCGACATCAGCCCCGAGGCGACCGCCAACTGGGGCTGGAACGACGTCTTCCAGTACGCCTACACCGGCACCGGCAGCGCCGCCTCGCAGCCGCGGCCGCTCGGCCAGCCGGTTGGGCCAGCGCCCCAGGCGAACGCCGTGTACGACGGGGTGATCGTCCGCTCGCGCTGGCGGTGGATCTCTCAGAACCCGTTCACCAAGACCAATACCGGCCGCTTCGAGAGCAACTCGCCCCGGCCCACGCAGCCCAGGAAGATCATCGACGGCCTGTCCAAGACGCTGATGATCAGCGAGAAGTACGTCCGCAGCGACCTGTACCTCTCCGGCTCCTCCTCGGACGACACCGGCTGGACCGATGGCTGGGACCCCGACGTGATGCGCTGCACATGCGTCCGGCCGCTGAACGACAGCCAGTCCATCAAGCTGCTGACGCACGACTTCGGCCAAGGGGCGCCGCACTACCTCTTCAACTTCGGCTCGGCCCACCCCGGCACATTCAACGCCGTGTTCGCCGACGGGTCGGTCCACGCGTTGCCCTACGATATCGACATCTTCGTGTTCAACGCCCTGGGCACACGCAACGGCACCTCCGACGGACCGCTGCCCGGCGCCGGTGACCCCGAATCCATCGACACCGGTAGCGTCTTCTAG
- a CDS encoding glycoside hydrolase family 3 protein, with translation MPTKVIQITALAFMWLLLLATASHCVANDDLFTKHTAAAIQLVDRMTLAEKIGQMTQAELTSLGDLSDIRRLALGSVLSGGGADPDDGNSLAAWTAAYEACQQQAVGSRLGVPILYGVDAVHGHGNVLGAVVFPHNIGLGCTRNAELVEEVNRITAREVRASGMNFNFAPCVAVPRDDRWGRTYEGFSEHPGVVAELGAAAVRGLQGFDLRDPARVLGCAKHFVGDGATAAEVRLPDWEGFGAEKRLRLDQGDARIDEPTLRHLHVRPYVDAINEGVGAVMPSYSTWNGVRCSASHQLLAELLKGELGFTGIVISDYNAIDQISDDYKLAIKTSVNAGMDMFMVPQKYERFINLLTELVNQGQVPVERINDAVTRIVRVKIAMGLLDQGFSVEADPQLAREFGSDAHRAVAREAVRQSLVLLRNQDGALPLNRQQQRIHVAGRAADDIGVQCGGWTIEWQGAEGEVTPGGTTILAALRKAVGDRVTYNPAGHVPDDAEVAVVVVGESPYAEGAGDDADLALSKGDRQLVQRVAESGVPTVLVLLSGRPLILDGLEEHCEAVVAAWLPGTEGAGVADVLLGDYQPSGQLSFTWPRNASQHPINVGDADADPLYPFGHGLSY, from the coding sequence ATGCCCACCAAGGTCATACAGATCACCGCCCTCGCATTCATGTGGCTTCTTCTGCTCGCCACCGCCTCACATTGTGTGGCGAACGACGACCTGTTTACCAAGCACACCGCTGCCGCCATTCAGCTGGTCGACCGCATGACGCTGGCCGAGAAGATTGGGCAAATGACGCAGGCGGAGCTAACCTCGCTGGGTGACCTCAGCGACATCCGCCGGCTGGCGCTTGGATCGGTGCTCAGCGGCGGGGGCGCCGACCCCGATGACGGCAACAGCCTCGCCGCGTGGACGGCCGCGTACGAAGCCTGTCAGCAGCAGGCGGTCGGCTCGCGGCTGGGCGTCCCGATCCTCTACGGGGTCGACGCCGTCCACGGCCACGGCAACGTGCTGGGCGCGGTTGTTTTTCCCCACAACATTGGGCTCGGTTGCACTCGGAACGCCGAGCTGGTGGAAGAAGTGAACCGGATTACCGCCCGGGAGGTTCGCGCCAGCGGGATGAACTTCAACTTTGCCCCGTGCGTCGCCGTGCCACGCGACGACCGCTGGGGGCGGACCTACGAAGGGTTCAGCGAACACCCCGGTGTGGTGGCCGAACTGGGCGCAGCGGCTGTCCGCGGCTTGCAGGGTTTCGACCTTAGAGACCCCGCCCGCGTGCTTGGATGTGCGAAGCACTTTGTGGGGGACGGGGCAACCGCCGCGGAGGTCCGACTACCTGACTGGGAGGGGTTTGGCGCCGAGAAGCGGCTGCGGCTCGATCAGGGCGACGCCCGCATCGACGAGCCAACGCTCCGCCACCTGCACGTGCGTCCTTACGTCGACGCGATCAACGAGGGCGTCGGCGCCGTCATGCCGTCCTACAGCACGTGGAACGGGGTCCGGTGTTCGGCCAGCCATCAACTGCTAGCGGAGCTGCTCAAGGGGGAACTCGGGTTCACCGGCATTGTGATCTCCGACTACAACGCCATCGATCAGATCAGTGACGACTACAAGCTGGCGATCAAGACCTCGGTCAATGCGGGGATGGACATGTTCATGGTCCCGCAAAAATACGAGCGGTTCATCAACCTGTTGACCGAGTTGGTCAACCAAGGCCAGGTTCCGGTCGAGCGAATCAACGACGCTGTCACGCGTATAGTCCGCGTCAAGATTGCGATGGGGCTCTTGGACCAGGGCTTCTCCGTTGAAGCCGATCCGCAGCTCGCCAGAGAGTTCGGCTCCGACGCCCACCGCGCAGTCGCGCGGGAGGCCGTCCGCCAGTCGTTGGTCCTGCTGCGGAACCAGGATGGCGCGCTGCCACTCAACCGCCAGCAACAACGGATCCATGTGGCCGGCCGGGCCGCCGACGACATCGGTGTCCAGTGTGGGGGGTGGACGATCGAGTGGCAGGGCGCCGAGGGGGAGGTCACGCCGGGCGGCACGACCATCCTCGCCGCCCTCCGCAAAGCAGTTGGGGACCGGGTCACCTACAACCCGGCTGGGCACGTGCCCGATGACGCTGAAGTCGCGGTCGTCGTAGTTGGGGAATCGCCGTACGCCGAGGGCGCCGGCGATGACGCCGACCTGGCGCTCTCCAAGGGCGATCGCCAGCTTGTGCAACGTGTAGCCGAGTCCGGCGTGCCCACGGTGTTGGTCCTGCTGTCTGGACGACCGCTGATCCTCGACGGCCTGGAGGAGCATTGTGAGGCGGTCGTCGCGGCTTGGCTTCCCGGCACCGAGGGCGCGGGCGTTGCTGACGTGCTGCTGGGCGACTACCAGCCCAGCGGCCAACTCTCGTTCACGTGGCCAAGGAACGCGTCTCAGCACCCAATCAACGTAGGCGACGCGGACGCCGACCCGCTCTACCCGTTTGGGCACGGTCTGAGCTACTAG
- a CDS encoding PSD1 and planctomycete cytochrome C domain-containing protein → MVRPTPLLATAFAGASLIAAAGASDRGQELFELKVRPTLADSCYSCHSQEAGSIEGELTLDNRAAVQRGGRRGAVVVPGDPDASLLIQAIEHRHGEVQMPPGERLPLETIDAFREWVALGAPDPRGGAAPQIDTIATRSADHWAFQPPRLAEPPQTADDWPRTEFDALIAAKLHNAGHAPTDEASREALIRRLYFDLSGLAPTAEQVRDFVESPDADAYERLVDRLLDSPRFGERWARHWLDVARFADTKGYVFTEDRTFPNAYKYRDWVIAAFNDDMPVDRFLQLQLAADLLTTEGDERHLAAQGFVTLGRRFINNQHDIIADRIDVVFRGMMGLTVACARCHDHKYDPISDEDYYALYGVFTSSVEQQDEQFPLRLVDKEQPENVGVFIRGSEHNRGAAVERGFPEFFGSFAPDVDSGSGRRELAAAITSRDNPLTARVYVNRVWGHLFGEQLVRTPSDFGLRCEAPPQQAVLDHLAVQFMDHGWSTKWLVREIVSSSSYRQSAQASPELLAADAENVLWGRANRRRLDFESLRDRLLDAAGLLAAEQVGGPSENIAAADGGARRTLYAHIDRQNLPGLFRTFDFASPDAHSPERPRTLVPQQALYLMNNPIVQRSAEVIAGRLTAVSNSDRVHHLYRRVLGRDPREDELTLALDFLARGEPAALPPGDWTFGYGAVATTDSSTTVSFAPLVHFSENRWQPEPAFPNEQFGYVCITPTGGHPGNSAQFCSIRRWTSPDSGELIVRGQLERHESQGDGVDGMIVSSKRGMIAKWTVVTGAQPTPARVDAVQPGEIFDFVVDCRETPAYDSFQWKTDVSLVTKTSRRTWRSEEGFHGPEAPPLDRLTQLAQVLLVSNEFLYVD, encoded by the coding sequence ATGGTTCGACCGACTCCCCTCCTCGCAACAGCGTTTGCCGGCGCCAGCCTTATCGCGGCGGCTGGCGCCTCGGATCGCGGGCAGGAACTCTTTGAGCTGAAGGTCCGCCCGACGCTCGCTGACTCGTGCTACTCCTGCCACTCTCAGGAAGCCGGATCCATCGAGGGAGAGCTGACTCTCGACAACCGCGCGGCGGTCCAGCGCGGCGGTCGACGTGGAGCGGTGGTCGTCCCCGGCGACCCAGACGCCAGCCTGTTGATTCAGGCCATCGAGCACCGCCACGGCGAAGTGCAAATGCCCCCGGGCGAGAGGCTGCCGCTGGAGACCATCGACGCCTTCCGCGAGTGGGTTGCACTGGGCGCCCCCGACCCGCGGGGCGGCGCCGCGCCGCAGATCGACACCATCGCGACGCGTTCGGCCGACCACTGGGCGTTTCAGCCGCCGCGGCTGGCGGAGCCCCCGCAAACCGCCGACGACTGGCCGCGGACCGAGTTCGACGCGCTCATCGCAGCGAAACTGCACAATGCCGGACACGCCCCCACGGACGAGGCGAGCCGTGAAGCACTAATCAGGCGCCTCTACTTCGACCTGAGCGGTTTGGCGCCGACCGCCGAGCAGGTTCGCGACTTTGTCGAATCGCCCGACGCGGACGCTTACGAGCGGCTCGTGGACCGACTGCTCGACTCCCCAAGGTTCGGAGAACGCTGGGCCCGTCACTGGCTCGATGTTGCACGGTTCGCCGACACCAAGGGCTACGTGTTCACCGAAGACCGGACCTTCCCCAACGCGTACAAATACCGCGACTGGGTCATCGCGGCGTTCAACGACGACATGCCGGTCGACCGCTTCCTTCAGTTGCAGCTGGCGGCCGACCTGCTAACCACCGAGGGTGACGAGCGGCACCTGGCGGCGCAAGGGTTTGTCACACTAGGCCGGAGGTTCATCAACAACCAGCACGACATCATCGCAGACCGCATTGACGTCGTGTTCCGCGGGATGATGGGCCTGACGGTCGCCTGCGCCCGCTGCCACGACCACAAGTACGACCCGATCAGCGATGAGGACTACTACGCGCTGTACGGCGTATTTACCAGTTCCGTCGAACAGCAGGACGAGCAGTTCCCGCTCCGCCTGGTCGACAAGGAGCAGCCAGAGAACGTGGGCGTCTTTATCCGGGGATCTGAGCACAACCGCGGCGCCGCGGTGGAGCGGGGCTTCCCAGAATTCTTCGGCTCGTTCGCCCCGGACGTGGACAGCGGCAGCGGGCGCCGCGAGTTGGCCGCGGCGATCACTAGCCGCGACAACCCACTAACCGCAAGGGTGTACGTGAACCGAGTATGGGGGCACCTATTCGGCGAGCAACTGGTGCGCACCCCAAGCGACTTCGGCCTCCGCTGCGAAGCCCCGCCGCAGCAGGCGGTGCTGGACCACCTGGCAGTGCAGTTCATGGACCACGGCTGGTCGACAAAGTGGCTGGTGCGCGAGATTGTTTCCTCCAGCTCTTACAGGCAGTCGGCTCAGGCGAGCCCAGAACTGCTGGCGGCCGACGCCGAGAACGTGCTGTGGGGCAGGGCCAACCGCCGCCGTCTGGACTTCGAGTCCCTCCGCGACCGGCTGCTTGACGCTGCCGGGCTGCTCGCAGCGGAGCAGGTCGGCGGGCCGTCCGAGAATATCGCCGCGGCCGACGGCGGCGCCCGGCGGACGCTCTACGCGCACATCGACCGCCAGAACCTGCCTGGCCTGTTCCGAACCTTCGACTTCGCCAGCCCCGACGCCCACTCGCCCGAGCGGCCCCGCACGCTGGTGCCGCAGCAGGCGTTATACCTGATGAACAACCCAATCGTTCAGCGCTCCGCCGAGGTAATCGCCGGCCGACTCACGGCTGTGAGCAACTCGGACCGCGTGCACCACCTTTACCGGCGGGTCCTAGGTCGCGATCCCCGCGAAGACGAGCTTACACTAGCCCTCGACTTTCTCGCCCGCGGAGAACCGGCGGCCCTCCCACCCGGTGACTGGACCTTCGGCTACGGCGCGGTTGCGACCACTGATAGCTCTACGACGGTAAGCTTCGCGCCGCTCGTGCACTTCAGCGAAAACCGTTGGCAGCCGGAGCCGGCGTTTCCGAACGAACAATTCGGCTACGTCTGCATCACGCCGACCGGCGGGCACCCCGGAAACTCAGCCCAGTTCTGCTCGATCCGACGCTGGACCTCGCCCGACAGCGGCGAGCTAATCGTGCGAGGCCAGCTTGAACGCCACGAGTCGCAAGGAGACGGCGTTGACGGCATGATCGTCTCGTCTAAGCGGGGGATGATCGCCAAGTGGACGGTCGTCACCGGAGCCCAACCGACGCCGGCCCGCGTCGACGCCGTTCAGCCCGGCGAGATCTTCGACTTCGTTGTCGACTGCCGTGAGACTCCGGCCTACGACAGCTTCCAGTGGAAGACGGATGTCTCGCTCGTGACCAAGACCAGCCGCCGCACCTGGCGGTCCGAAGAGGGGTTCCACGGCCCCGAAGCGCCTCCGCTCGACCGGCTGACACAGCTGGCGCAGGTGCTGCTGGTCTCCAACGAGTTCTTGTACGTCGACTAG